A genomic segment from Mycobacteriales bacterium encodes:
- a CDS encoding SMI1/KNR4 family protein encodes MKDLLVTWDGLARAAAVEAFPPVDAVVERGTVLCDPASEAELVAAEERLGQRLPRSYRQFLACSNGAHAGVNGLVTQAESAASDRPTASYGLYPVQLVLPFAQAQPDLFELWADTDFGDPITADGEEVADYTALDGRSLLIGSDSEWPTVLVKVGRTGDWQLWQFAKEGAVGYFSFGSWLRSETEAARASMVSELIERCSAGDLKALGELKKVRDSDALPQLTAALQVGGQVTTAAIEALGRIGGEPAARALAPFLDPDALYEYSQEIGQSYRNRKRPPGVDPDWHRTAQDALVRMRLAAADDVLAAYDCAHGLALRRDHRAAEIVFRREFKPPMFIGANELGLLGDPRYVPQLRAAVPLADKRRVYYLHLARWSCGDPEVIDDLCKIADDPAVSPGRRHQAGFLVEREARERRFT; translated from the coding sequence ATGAAGGATCTGCTCGTGACCTGGGACGGGCTGGCACGGGCGGCGGCGGTGGAAGCATTTCCGCCGGTGGATGCCGTAGTGGAGCGCGGCACGGTGCTGTGCGATCCGGCGTCCGAGGCTGAGCTGGTCGCGGCAGAGGAGCGGCTGGGCCAGCGGCTTCCCCGTTCATACCGGCAGTTCCTGGCCTGTTCGAATGGCGCTCACGCCGGGGTCAACGGTTTGGTGACACAGGCGGAGTCGGCTGCGTCTGACCGGCCGACGGCTAGTTACGGCTTGTACCCGGTCCAGCTCGTGCTGCCGTTCGCGCAGGCTCAGCCCGATCTGTTCGAACTGTGGGCTGATACGGACTTCGGCGATCCGATCACGGCCGACGGGGAGGAGGTCGCGGATTACACCGCCTTGGATGGACGGTCATTGCTGATCGGAAGCGATTCTGAGTGGCCGACGGTACTGGTCAAGGTCGGGCGCACCGGTGACTGGCAGTTGTGGCAGTTCGCTAAGGAGGGGGCAGTCGGGTACTTCTCGTTCGGTTCCTGGCTGCGATCGGAGACCGAGGCAGCTCGAGCATCGATGGTCTCAGAGCTGATCGAGCGGTGCAGCGCTGGCGACCTGAAGGCATTGGGTGAGCTGAAGAAGGTACGCGACTCAGACGCACTTCCCCAGCTGACTGCTGCGCTGCAAGTCGGCGGACAGGTGACCACCGCTGCCATCGAGGCGCTCGGGCGGATCGGTGGTGAGCCTGCCGCTCGGGCGCTCGCTCCGTTCCTTGATCCCGACGCCCTCTACGAATACAGCCAAGAGATCGGCCAAAGTTATCGGAATCGCAAACGCCCCCCCGGTGTCGATCCGGATTGGCACAGGACAGCGCAGGATGCATTAGTCCGGATGCGACTGGCAGCAGCCGACGACGTCCTTGCCGCCTATGACTGCGCGCACGGCCTGGCGTTGCGCCGCGACCACCGGGCGGCGGAGATCGTGTTCCGACGGGAGTTCAAGCCACCGATGTTCATCGGCGCAAACGAACTTGGTCTGCTCGGCGATCCACGCTACGTCCCGCAACTACGCGCAGCCGTTCCACTCGCCGACAAACGCCGCGTCTACTACCTTCACCTCGCCCGGTGGTCGTGTGGGGACCCCGAAGTCATCGACGACCTCTGCAAGATCGCCGACGACCCCGCCGTCAGCCCTGGCCGCCGCCACCAGGCTGGATTCCTCGTCGAACGGGAAGCACGCGAACGCCGCTTCACCTAA
- a CDS encoding VOC family protein has protein sequence MTTRIVNVSVPVRDQDEAIRFYVDVLGFEVRHDVEVWPGARFVEVVPPGSDVGLVLLSPDSEIPMAVRLGTDSADSAYEKLRAVGATLPDDAVLHIAGQPPMFRFEDPDGNGLVYLEEDPDA, from the coding sequence ATGACGACCCGAATTGTCAACGTGTCGGTGCCAGTCCGCGACCAGGATGAGGCGATTCGGTTCTACGTCGACGTTCTCGGCTTCGAGGTTCGCCACGACGTCGAGGTCTGGCCAGGCGCTCGATTCGTGGAGGTCGTTCCACCCGGCTCGGACGTTGGTCTAGTTCTGCTGTCGCCGGACAGCGAGATCCCGATGGCCGTCCGGCTAGGGACGGACAGTGCCGACTCGGCGTACGAGAAGCTCCGCGCAGTTGGTGCGACGCTGCCCGATGACGCGGTCCTGCACATTGCCGGACAGCCGCCGATGTTCCGTTTCGAGGATCCGGATGGCAACGGTCTCGTCTACCTCGAAGAGGATCCCGACGCCTGA
- a CDS encoding WXG100 family type VII secretion target, whose translation MAGIRVTPEQLAAMSARVNSGAAQIEGELSGLAGTLAPLGTDWAGVAQQRFEALWLEWQHSARALHEALSGISMLLAQAGSHYAEAEHAIAGSFNSM comes from the coding sequence ATGGCAGGGATCCGCGTCACGCCCGAGCAACTCGCGGCGATGTCCGCGCGCGTCAACAGCGGTGCGGCACAGATCGAGGGCGAGCTGTCCGGGCTCGCCGGCACGCTCGCGCCACTCGGCACGGACTGGGCCGGCGTCGCGCAGCAGCGCTTCGAGGCGCTCTGGCTGGAGTGGCAGCACAGCGCCCGCGCGCTACACGAGGCGCTGAGCGGGATCAGCATGCTGCTCGCGCAAGCCGGCTCGCACTACGCCGAGGCCGAGCACGCCATCGCCGGCTCCTTCAACTCGATGTGA
- the larE gene encoding ATP-dependent sacrificial sulfur transferase LarE — translation MAAASPDSLASELDPQLDPQTDSQLDPQTDSQLATRLGGLEAGLRELGSVLVAFSGGTDSAFLLAAATRALGADHVVAATAVSPSLPRHELDAARAFAAELGVRHMNPSTDELAREGYRANAGDRCAFCKSELLDVLVPLSRVLGLDHVATGTNADDARAGFRPGIRAAAERGAVTPLLDAGLTKAEVRSASRQWGLRTWDKPAAACLSSRIAYGVEVTAARLARVEQAEISLRLALDSAGIPVRDLRVRDLGERALIEVDPAMVGAVAARPEIVAAISGFERVEVDPRGFRSGSMNERLPDPERWR, via the coding sequence ATGGCCGCCGCCTCGCCCGACTCCCTTGCGTCGGAGCTCGACCCGCAGCTCGATCCGCAGACCGACTCGCAGCTCGATCCGCAGACCGACTCGCAGCTCGCCACGCGGCTGGGCGGCCTCGAGGCGGGGTTGCGGGAGCTCGGCAGCGTTCTGGTCGCGTTCAGTGGCGGCACCGACTCCGCTTTCCTGCTGGCGGCCGCCACCCGAGCGCTCGGCGCCGACCACGTCGTTGCGGCCACCGCGGTTTCGCCGAGCCTGCCGCGCCATGAGCTGGATGCGGCGCGGGCATTCGCGGCCGAGCTGGGTGTCCGGCACATGAACCCGTCGACCGACGAGCTCGCCCGCGAGGGCTACCGGGCCAACGCCGGCGATCGTTGCGCCTTCTGCAAATCGGAGCTGCTCGACGTACTCGTTCCGCTCTCGCGGGTCCTCGGCCTCGACCACGTTGCCACCGGGACCAACGCCGACGACGCGCGGGCGGGATTCCGGCCCGGCATCAGGGCCGCCGCCGAGCGCGGCGCAGTGACGCCGCTGCTCGACGCCGGCCTGACCAAGGCGGAGGTGCGCAGCGCAAGCCGGCAGTGGGGGCTGCGCACCTGGGACAAGCCGGCCGCGGCCTGCCTGTCCAGCCGGATCGCGTACGGCGTCGAAGTGACCGCCGCCCGCCTCGCGCGGGTCGAGCAGGCGGAGATCAGCCTGCGGCTCGCCCTGGACTCCGCCGGGATCCCGGTCCGTGACCTGCGCGTGCGCGACCTCGGCGAACGTGCCCTGATCGAGGTGGACCCGGCGATGGTCGGCGCGGTTGCGGCGCGGCCGGAGATCGTCGCCGCAATCAGCGGGTTCGAGCGGGTCGAGGTCGATCCGCGCGGGTTCCGCAGCGGCTCGATGAACGAGCGGCTGCCGGACCCGGAACGCTGGCGCTGA
- a CDS encoding cold shock domain-containing protein, giving the protein MPTGKVKWFDADKGFGFLARDDGGDVYVHASSLPAGTALKPGARVEFGVAEGRRGEQALSVRVLDPLPSVSAATRRPADELHGVVDDMIKLLESKVQPELRRGRYPDRATSQRIAQVMHAVAAELEG; this is encoded by the coding sequence GTGCCCACCGGCAAGGTCAAGTGGTTCGACGCGGACAAGGGCTTCGGCTTCTTGGCCCGCGACGACGGCGGCGACGTTTACGTGCACGCCTCGTCGCTCCCGGCGGGTACGGCGCTCAAGCCCGGTGCTCGGGTGGAGTTCGGAGTTGCCGAGGGCCGGCGCGGCGAGCAGGCACTCTCGGTACGCGTTCTCGACCCGCTGCCGTCAGTCTCGGCGGCGACCCGTCGCCCGGCCGACGAGCTTCACGGTGTTGTCGACGACATGATCAAGCTGCTCGAGTCCAAGGTTCAGCCTGAGCTGCGCCGCGGCCGCTACCCGGACCGGGCGACCAGCCAGCGGATCGCCCAGGTCATGCACGCGGTTGCGGCCGAGCTCGAGGGCTGA
- a CDS encoding MFS transporter, translating to MEQVAAESAQPRPGGAAAVGRGLRAVGRSTVRGGRRLRQWNRRGGAGASGLAALVETHALQSAGDATVTVALAGSLFFSVPTHEARSRVALYLLITMLPFAVVAPVLGPALDRFRSGRRTALALTMIARAILALVIGHSLAHHPSVAQVLTLYPAALGVLVASKAYGIARSAAVPRLVPEGMTLVQANSRLTLAGVLAPAVAGGFAAAVVTALGHRVELLLGAIVYLVGAVSVLRVPRTADGNAGPSGSAPSTGGLFRIGSLGADVRRALQTAAAMRWLSGFMLLFGAFLVRVHPVGGLSADVCLGGLAVGIGAGNLIGTLLGPRTAKVATGPMSVALLAATTAACVFTIFDFGLFTVFALALIAAAAAAVSKLALDATIQRRIEDDVRTSIFARSETTLQLAWVVGGAIGILLPTNAELGFTIAALVLGAALAFSLGVRPRRLARSGVPAPDPPPS from the coding sequence ATGGAGCAGGTCGCTGCCGAATCCGCGCAGCCTCGTCCGGGCGGCGCCGCCGCCGTTGGACGTGGCTTGCGTGCGGTCGGCCGCAGCACGGTGCGCGGCGGCCGGCGGCTTCGGCAGTGGAACCGCCGCGGTGGGGCGGGCGCCTCCGGGTTGGCGGCGTTAGTCGAGACACATGCGCTGCAGTCGGCGGGCGACGCGACGGTGACGGTCGCCCTGGCCGGCTCGTTGTTCTTCTCCGTACCGACTCACGAAGCCCGTAGCCGCGTCGCGTTGTACCTGCTGATCACGATGCTGCCGTTCGCGGTCGTGGCACCCGTCCTCGGTCCTGCCCTCGACCGCTTCCGCAGCGGCCGGCGCACGGCGTTGGCGCTCACGATGATCGCGCGGGCGATCCTCGCGCTCGTGATCGGGCACAGCCTGGCGCACCACCCGAGCGTTGCTCAGGTGCTCACGCTCTATCCGGCCGCACTCGGCGTGCTCGTGGCCAGCAAGGCATACGGCATCGCGCGCAGCGCAGCAGTTCCCCGGTTGGTGCCGGAGGGCATGACACTGGTCCAGGCCAACTCGCGGCTGACCCTCGCCGGCGTGCTCGCGCCGGCCGTGGCCGGAGGCTTCGCGGCCGCGGTCGTCACCGCACTCGGCCACCGGGTCGAGCTGCTGCTCGGTGCGATCGTCTACCTCGTCGGCGCGGTCTCGGTGCTTCGGGTGCCGCGCACCGCCGACGGCAACGCCGGGCCGAGTGGGTCAGCGCCCTCGACCGGCGGGCTGTTCCGGATCGGCTCGCTCGGCGCCGACGTCCGCCGGGCGCTGCAGACCGCGGCCGCGATGCGGTGGCTGTCGGGCTTCATGCTGCTGTTCGGCGCCTTCCTGGTCCGCGTCCATCCGGTCGGCGGGTTGTCGGCCGACGTCTGCCTCGGCGGGCTCGCGGTGGGGATCGGTGCCGGCAACCTGATCGGCACCTTGCTCGGCCCGCGAACCGCGAAGGTTGCGACCGGTCCGATGTCGGTCGCCCTGCTCGCGGCCACCACCGCGGCGTGCGTCTTCACGATCTTCGACTTCGGTCTGTTCACGGTGTTCGCGCTTGCGCTGATCGCGGCCGCGGCCGCCGCGGTGTCCAAGCTCGCCCTCGACGCCACGATCCAGCGGCGGATCGAGGACGACGTACGTACGTCGATCTTCGCCCGATCCGAGACCACGCTTCAGCTGGCGTGGGTGGTGGGTGGTGCGATCGGCATCCTGCTCCCGACCAATGCCGAACTCGGCTTCACCATCGCGGCGTTGGTGCTCGGCGCGGCCCTTGCGTTCTCACTGGGTGTGCGCCCACGTCGCCTTGCCCGATCGGGCGTTCCAGCGCCGGACCCACCTCCGAGCTGA
- a CDS encoding DUF3027 domain-containing protein, translating to MTSPETPTIADLVDATALEVSPTTAGSLVPDEVAAAAVDVAREAAEQEAPGLVGDHVGVTADEARVATHYFVTLDPAYRGWRWAVTVTRASRSKLVTVDDVVLLPGEEALLAPEWVPWSERLRPGDLGVGDLLPTAADDPRLAPAFLMTDDEEEHDVSFELGLGRERVLSAEGRADAAERWYDGEPGPESAIARAAPAECGSCGFYIPLSGALRQLFGVCANDLAPDDGRVVATDHGCGAHSQAVVLPASAPPPVALSEEGPGYDVVDDAADAAAEAEADDNGSTIAADTVAGVADPAADADPIDTMETEPGGADSEPEPAVSDPSDESQADVAADPTARA from the coding sequence GTGACTTCGCCGGAAACGCCAACAATTGCCGACCTTGTGGATGCGACCGCGCTCGAGGTGTCGCCCACGACCGCCGGTTCGCTCGTTCCCGACGAGGTCGCTGCAGCCGCTGTCGACGTGGCACGGGAGGCTGCGGAGCAGGAGGCACCGGGGCTGGTTGGTGACCATGTCGGTGTCACGGCCGACGAGGCTCGGGTGGCGACCCACTACTTCGTGACCCTCGATCCGGCGTACCGCGGCTGGCGGTGGGCCGTGACGGTGACGCGGGCGTCCCGCTCCAAGCTGGTCACGGTTGACGACGTCGTGCTGCTTCCCGGCGAGGAGGCGTTGCTCGCGCCCGAGTGGGTGCCGTGGAGTGAGCGACTGCGCCCGGGCGACCTCGGTGTCGGCGACCTGCTGCCGACCGCGGCCGACGACCCGAGGCTGGCCCCCGCGTTCCTCATGACCGACGACGAGGAGGAGCACGACGTCTCCTTCGAGCTCGGACTCGGTCGCGAGCGCGTGCTGTCGGCAGAAGGCCGGGCAGATGCGGCAGAGCGCTGGTACGACGGCGAACCGGGCCCCGAGTCGGCGATCGCGCGAGCCGCGCCGGCGGAGTGCGGGAGCTGCGGGTTCTACATCCCGCTGTCCGGCGCCCTGCGGCAGCTGTTCGGGGTCTGCGCCAACGACCTCGCTCCTGACGACGGCCGGGTGGTCGCCACCGACCACGGTTGCGGCGCGCACTCGCAGGCCGTCGTTCTGCCTGCCTCCGCGCCGCCGCCGGTCGCGCTCTCCGAGGAGGGCCCGGGCTACGACGTCGTCGACGATGCCGCCGACGCCGCGGCTGAGGCTGAGGCTGACGACAACGGTTCGACCATCGCGGCTGACACCGTCGCGGGAGTCGCGGATCCGGCCGCGGACGCCGACCCGATCGACACTATGGAGACCGAGCCGGGCGGTGCTGACTCTGAGCCGGAGCCGGCGGTCAGCGACCCGAGCGACGAGTCGCAAGCGGACGTCGCGGCGGACCCGACCGCCCGCGCGTAG